A part of Mustela erminea isolate mMusErm1 chromosome 9, mMusErm1.Pri, whole genome shotgun sequence genomic DNA contains:
- the LOC116599936 gene encoding olfactory receptor 8U1-like, whose product MAQINCTHVKDFILMGLTDQRELKMPFFVVFLSIYLFTVVGNLGLILVIRTDSRLNTPMYFFLSNLAFVDFCYSSVITPKMLGNFLYKQNVISFNACAAQLGCFLTFMVSECLLLASMAYDRYVAICNPLLYMVVMSPGICIQLVAIPYSYSFLMALFHTILTFRLSYCHSNIINHFYCDDMPLLRLTYSDTHFKQLWIFACAGITSISSVLIVFVSYMFIISTILRMRSTEGRRKAFSTCGSHMLAVTIFYGTLIFMYLQPSSNHFLDTDKMASIFYTVIIPMLNPLIYSLRNKDVKDALKKVIISRNQALCF is encoded by the coding sequence ATGGCTCAGATAAATTGCACCCACGTGAAGGACTTCATTCTCATGGGCCTCACAGATCAAAGGGAATTAAAGATGCCCTTCTTTGTGGTTTTCTTATCTATCTACCTTTTCACAGTAGTAGGCAATCTAGGTTTGATCTTAGTCATTAGAACAGACTCGAGACTCAACACTCCAATGTACTTCTTTCTTAGCAACCTAGCTTTTGTTGATTTCTGTTACTCTTCTGTCATTACACCCAAAATGCTTGGAAACTTCTTATACAAACAAAATGTTATCTCCTTCAATGCATGCGCTGCTCAGTTAGGCTGTTTCCTCACGTTCATGGTATCTGAGTGCTTGCTGCTGGCTTCCATGGCCTATGACCGATATGTGGCCATTTGTAACCCTCTCCTCTACATGGTTGTAATGtccccaggaatctgcattcaGCTTGTGGCCATCCCGTACAGCTATAGCTTCCTGATGGCACTATTTCATACCATCCTTACCTTTCGTCTCTCCTACTGTCACTCCAATATCATCAATCATTTCTATTGTGATGACATGCCTCTCCTCAGGCTAACCTATTCAGACACTCACTTCAAACAGCTTTGGATCTTTGCTTGTGCTGGGATCACGTCCATTTCCTCTGTTCTGATTGTCTTTGTCTCCTACATGTTCATAATTTCTACCATCCTGAGGATGCGCTCAACTGAGGGCAGGCGCAAAGCTTTTTCCACATGTGGCTCTCACATGCTGGCAGTCACCATATTCTATGGGACCCTCATCTTTATGTACTTACAGCCAAGCTCAAACCATTTCCTAGACACAGACAAAATGGCCTCCATCTTCTACACAGTGATCATTCCTATGCTGAACCCCTTAATCTACAGCCTCAGGAACAAGGATGTAAAAGATGCCCTGAAAAAAGTTATCATCAGTAGAAACCAGGctttgtgtttctaa
- the LOC116599937 gene encoding olfactory receptor 8U9, which produces MAQSNCTQVTEFILMGLTDQQELKMPLFVVFLSIYLFTVVGNLGLILVIRTDSRLNIPMYFFLSNLAFVDFCYSSVITPKMLGNFLYKQNVISFNACAAQLGCFLAFMTAECLLLASMAYDRYVAICNPLLYMVVMSPGICIQLVAIPYSYSFLVALFHTILTFRLSYCHSNIINHFYCDDMPLLRLTCSDTHSKQLWIFACAGIMFISSLLVVFVSYMFIISAILRMRSAEGRRKAFSTCGSHVLAVTIFYGTLIFMYLQPSSNHSLDTDKMASVFYTVIIPMLNPLIYSLRNKEVKDALKKVIISRNQAFKMFMKLRT; this is translated from the coding sequence ATGGCCCAGAGTAACTGCACCCAAGTGACAGAATTTATTCTCATGGGCCTCACAGATCAACAGGAGTTGAAGATGCCACTCTTTGTGGTTTTCTTATCTATCTACCTTTTCACAGTAGTAGGCAACCTAGGTTTGATCCTAGTCATTAGAACAGACTCAAGACTCAACATACCAATGTACTTCTTTCTTAGCAACCTAGCTTTTGTTGATTTCTGTTACTCTTCTGTCATTACACCCAAAATGCTTGGAAATTTCTTATACAAACAAAATGTTATCTCCTTCAATGCATGCGCTGCTCAGTTAGGCTGTTTCCTGGCCTTCATGACCGCTGAGTGCTTGCTGCTGGCTTCCATGGCCTATGACCGATATGTGGCCATTTGTAATCCTCTCCTCTACATGGTTGTAATGtccccaggaatctgcattcaGCTTGTGGCCATCCCCTACAGCTATAGCTTTCTGGTTGCACTGTTTCATACCATCCTTACCTTTCGTCTCTCCTACTGTCACTCCAATATCATCAATCATTTCTATTGTGATGACATGCCTCTCCTCAGGCTAACCTGCTCAGACACTCACTCCAAACAGCTTTGGATCTTTGCCTGTGCTGGGATCAtgttcatttcttcccttctagTTGTCTTTGTCTCCtacatgtttattatttctgCCATCCTGAGGATGCGTTCAGCTGAGGGCAGGCGCAAGGCTTTCTCCACATGTGGCTCTCATGTGTTAGCTGTCACCATATTCTATGGGACCCTCATCTTTATGTACTTACAGCCAAGCTCAAACCATTCCCTAGACACAGACAAAATGGCCTCTGTCTTCTACACAGTGATCATTCCCATGTTGAACCCCTTAATCTACAGTCTCAGgaacaaggaagtgaaagatgCCCTGAAGAAAGTTATCATCAGTAGAAACCaggcttttaaaatgttcatgaaaTTGAGGACGTGA
- the LOC116600004 gene encoding olfactory receptor 5AL1-like: protein MAEGNNSEITEFILLGLTQNLELQALLFGIFLVIYIISVIGNLGLIMLIHISSQLHTPMYFFLSNLAFVDFCYTSSVTPNTLVNFLQEIKRISLPACATQLCCFIVFVVCEVYMLSVMAYDRYVAICNPLLYTITMNRRVCIQMVVSTYVYGFSVGLLQTVLTFHLSFCDSNIINHFYCDDIPLVGLACRKSHYKDIKELVLFTLAGFNTIFSLLIVLISYIFILFAILRINSAEGRQKAFSTCASHLTSITIFYGTIIFMYMQPKTSHSLDTDKIASVFYIMVIPMLNPLIYSLRNQEVKNALKRIMEKVSSSIK, encoded by the coding sequence ATGGCTGAGGGCAATAATTCAGAAATAACTGAATTCATCCTCTTGGGACTCACACAAAATCTAGAGCTTCAAGCCCTACTTTTTGGGATCTTCCTAGTGATCTACATAATTAGTGTCATAGGTAATCTTGGGTTAATTATGCTAATTCATATCAGTTCTCAGCTTCACACAcctatgtattttttcctcagCAACCTAGCTTTTGTGGATTTTTGCTATACCTCCTCTGTCACCCCTAACACCCTGGTGAACTTCTTGCAAGAAATTAAGAGAATATCCTTACCTGCTTGTGCCACCCAATTGTGTTGCTTTATCGTGTTCGTGGTTTGTGAAGTGTATATGCTCTCAGTCATGGCATATGATAGGTATGTCGCCATTTGCAACCCTTTACTCTATACCATCACCATGAACAGAAGGGTCTGTATTCAAATGGTGGTTAGTACATATGTGTATGGCTTTTCTGTTGGACTCCTACAGACAGTCCTTACATTCCACTTATCTTTTTGTGattcaaatataataaatcaCTTCTACTGTGATGACATTCCCCTGGTTGGTCTGGCCTGCCGTAAAAGCCATTACAAAGATATCAAAGAACTGGTATTGTTCACACTTGCTGGTTTCAataccattttctctcttcttattgTCCTCATCTCCTACATATTCATTCTATTTGCCATTCTGAGGATTAAttcagctgaaggcaggcaaAAAGCATTCTCCACTTGTGCCTCCCACTTGACTTCCATCACTATATTTTACGGCACTATTATCTTCATGTATATGCAGCCAAAAACAAGCCATTCTCTGGATACCGACAAGATAGCTTCTGTTTTCTATATTATGGTAATCCCCATGCTGAATCCTTTAATATACAGCCTGAGGAATCAGGAAgtcaaaaatgctttaaaaagaattatggaaAAGGTGTCTTctagtataaaataa
- the LOC116599129 gene encoding LOW QUALITY PROTEIN: olfactory receptor 5AL1-like (The sequence of the model RefSeq protein was modified relative to this genomic sequence to represent the inferred CDS: inserted 1 base in 1 codon): MAKGNHSVVTEFILLGLTDNLELQATLFXVFLLIYLVTVLGNLGLIVLIQISPQLHTPMYFFLCHLAFVDFYGTSVITPNTLVNSLREIKSMPFYACATQVGCFITFSVWELFMLSVMAYDRYVAICNPLLYIVLMPRKLCIQLVTSSYIYGFTVGLIQAVATFHMSFCDSNVVNQFYCNDVPLIALACSDTQVKELMLFIIAGFNMFCSLITVLLSYVFVVFAILKIHSAAGRQKAFSTCASHLFSITVYYGTLSFMYLRPKSSHSLDKDKFASVFYAAVIPMLNPLIYGLRNQEVKNAFKKIFEKVYSSSR; the protein is encoded by the exons ATGGCAAAAGGCAATCATTCAGTAGTCACTGAGTTCATCCTCTTGGGCCTCACAGATAACCTGGAGCTTCAGGCCACTCTCT TGGTTTTCCTATTGATTTACTTAGTTACTGTCTTGGGTAATCTCGGTCTGATTGTGCTCATCCAAATCAGTCCTCAACTTCACACtcctatgtattttttcctctgtcatctggcttttgttgatttttatggtACCTCTGTGATCACTCCGAACACCCTTGTGAACTCTTTACGAGAAATTAAAAGCATGCCATTTTATGCATGTGCCACTCAAGTGGGCTGCTTTATCACATTTTCAGTCTGGGAATTATTCATGCTGTCTGTCATGGCCTATGATCGGTATGTGGCCATATGCAACCCTTTACTCTACATCGTTCTCATGCCCAGGAAACTCTGCATCCAGTTGGTCACTAGCTCTTACATCTACGGATTCACTGTGGGGCTCATTCAAGCAGTGGCTACATTTCACATGTCCTTCTGTGACTCTAATGTGGTCAACCAGTTCTACTGTAATGATGTTCCCTTGATTGCTCTCGCCTGCTCTGACACCCAAGTCAAAGAGTTGATGCTGTTCATCATTGCTGGGTTCAATATGTTCTGTTCTCTTATCACTGTTCTCCTATCCTATGTGTTCGTTGTCTTCGCCATCTTAAAGATCCATTCTGCTGCAGGAAGACAAAAAGCCTTTTCTACGTGTGCTTCTCACCTGTTTTCTATTACTGTATATTATGGGACCCTCAGTTTTATGTACCTGCGCCCCAAGTCAAGCCACTCACTGGATAAAGACAAATTTGCCTCGGTGTTCTATGCAGCGGTGATTCCCATGTTAAATCCTTTAATCTATGGCTTGAGGAATCAGGAAGTAAAAAATGCTTtcaagaaaatttttgaaaaggtaTATTCTAGTAGTCGATAA